From Rudanella lutea DSM 19387, a single genomic window includes:
- a CDS encoding Crp/Fnr family transcriptional regulator, with product MPSNSLTTYFQQAHFPESDAERIAASFKLRQYRKGDLVLREGDTCRQLGLVDSGLFMFYMLVRGEERTTYVVGESGFLASLWSFIGERPATESIRCVRDGRVWHIDKTDLDRLRKEVPGFAQFYTAMLEREICCIEESRYDLIALTAEERYEKLLTQTPQLLQQIPLYYLAALLGITPRHLSRIRAGQRKRN from the coding sequence ATGCCTTCTAATTCCCTCACGACCTACTTTCAACAGGCCCATTTTCCGGAATCGGACGCCGAGCGCATAGCCGCGTCGTTTAAGCTGCGCCAGTATAGGAAAGGCGATTTGGTTCTGCGCGAAGGAGACACCTGTCGGCAACTTGGACTGGTGGATTCGGGCTTATTTATGTTTTACATGCTCGTGCGAGGGGAGGAACGAACTACCTACGTAGTGGGCGAAAGTGGCTTTCTGGCATCGCTCTGGAGCTTTATAGGCGAACGGCCCGCAACCGAATCAATCCGTTGCGTGCGAGATGGGCGTGTGTGGCATATCGACAAAACTGATTTGGACCGGCTCCGCAAAGAGGTGCCAGGGTTTGCCCAATTTTACACGGCTATGCTCGAACGTGAAATCTGTTGTATCGAAGAAAGCCGTTACGACCTGATTGCCCTCACCGCAGAAGAACGCTACGAAAAACTACTTACCCAAACACCGCAACTGCTGCAACAGATACCTCTCTATTATCTGGCGGCTTTGCTGGGCATAACTCCCCGGCATCTGAGCCGGATTCGGGCCGGGCAACGAAAACGGAATTGA
- a CDS encoding sensor histidine kinase, translated as MNTRTRIALILVVYSLTLLTLFGTGVYLFQNNFAYVDFYKRLETRATISARYNLKLDSLNPESYRTIREKHLERLDSEREYLIPVSKDVSANRLADSLMIPESLITQILAKGRSTAREGATFYAGIREQVGRQRYVVVVSANNYYINNHLNFLRNILGIGILLSSVIVIYLSVYFSRHVFEPIRQITNKVRQISTENIHLRLEENEYRNEVGELSSTFNDLLNRIETALEVQKNFISNASHELATPLTAIIGEADVTLKRERTPAEYQQTLQTILTQAERLNDITRSLLSLAQLGFKNEKLVFEIVRMDELIWEAKTIIDKLNPQNNIRVDLGFLPDDPRRLKVNGNRQLLQLALVNLLSNACKYSYNKPVSVHIAAGTGQVVIAIIDQGVGIPDEEIRFIYDPFFRASNTKLFEGYGIGLPLARNIIVLHQGTLNVTSKVNAGTTVQIRLPSII; from the coding sequence ATGAACACCCGTACCCGCATTGCCCTGATTCTGGTGGTGTACAGCCTCACCCTGCTGACCCTGTTTGGCACCGGGGTTTACCTGTTTCAGAATAACTTCGCCTACGTCGATTTTTACAAACGACTCGAAACCCGCGCGACCATCTCGGCCCGGTACAACCTGAAACTGGATTCGCTCAACCCCGAAAGTTACCGAACCATTCGCGAGAAACACCTCGAACGGCTCGACAGCGAACGGGAATACCTTATTCCGGTCAGCAAGGACGTATCGGCCAACCGGCTCGCCGACTCGCTGATGATTCCCGAAAGCCTCATTACGCAGATACTCGCCAAAGGTCGGTCGACGGCCAGAGAGGGTGCTACGTTTTATGCCGGGATTCGTGAGCAGGTGGGCCGTCAGCGGTATGTGGTAGTGGTGTCGGCCAACAATTACTACATCAATAACCACCTCAACTTTCTACGCAACATTCTGGGCATTGGCATCCTGCTGTCGTCGGTAATTGTGATCTATTTGTCGGTTTACTTTTCGCGCCATGTGTTTGAGCCTATCCGCCAAATCACCAACAAGGTGCGGCAAATCAGTACCGAAAACATCCATTTGCGGCTGGAAGAAAACGAGTACCGAAACGAAGTAGGCGAGTTAAGCTCAACGTTTAACGATTTGCTCAACCGAATCGAAACGGCGCTGGAAGTTCAGAAAAACTTTATCAGCAATGCCTCGCACGAGCTGGCCACGCCCCTGACGGCCATCATCGGCGAAGCCGACGTAACCCTCAAACGCGAGCGTACCCCCGCCGAATACCAGCAAACGCTGCAAACGATACTGACGCAGGCCGAGCGGCTCAACGACATCACCCGGTCGCTGCTGTCACTGGCGCAGCTGGGCTTTAAAAATGAAAAGCTGGTGTTCGAAATCGTGCGGATGGATGAGCTGATCTGGGAAGCCAAAACGATTATCGACAAGCTCAATCCGCAGAACAACATCCGGGTGGATCTGGGTTTTTTACCCGACGACCCACGCCGACTCAAGGTAAACGGCAACCGGCAGCTGCTGCAACTGGCACTTGTAAACCTGTTGAGTAATGCCTGCAAATACTCGTACAACAAACCTGTTTCGGTACATATTGCGGCTGGTACCGGGCAGGTGGTCATTGCCATAATTGATCAGGGCGTGGGTATTCCCGACGAGGAGATTCGGTTTATCTACGACCCATTTTTTCGGGCCTCAAACACCAAATTGTTTGAAGGTTACGGCATCGGGTTGCCCCTGGCCCGCAACATTATTGTGCTGCACCAGGGCACGCTCAACGTCACGTCAAAAGTGAACGCCGGCACCACAGTACAAATCCGATTGCCATCCATTATTTGA
- a CDS encoding NAD(P)H-dependent oxidoreductase — translation MNKRIAIINGHPDPESFNAGLADAYAVGATRAGASVRAINIGELAFDPNLRYGYRKRMELEPDLVAALDTIRWAEHLVWVHPVWWSGLPAQMKGFIDRLFLPGLTFQYRTNSVWWDKLLTGRSARIITTLDQPFWYYKLAFGNPSVKQLKRGVLQFCGVNPVRVSYFGPVRNATEGQLISWLSQVEQLGYQYR, via the coding sequence ATGAACAAACGAATTGCAATTATCAACGGGCACCCCGACCCCGAAAGCTTCAATGCGGGGTTGGCGGATGCGTATGCAGTTGGGGCCACGCGAGCCGGTGCGTCGGTTCGGGCAATTAACATAGGCGAACTGGCGTTTGACCCAAACTTGCGATACGGCTACCGGAAACGCATGGAGCTGGAGCCCGACTTGGTGGCTGCCCTCGATACTATCCGGTGGGCCGAGCACCTTGTTTGGGTGCACCCTGTGTGGTGGAGCGGGCTGCCTGCGCAAATGAAAGGGTTCATCGATCGGCTGTTTCTGCCGGGTCTTACGTTTCAGTACCGCACCAATTCGGTTTGGTGGGATAAATTATTGACAGGCCGCTCGGCACGAATTATCACGACCCTCGACCAACCATTTTGGTACTACAAGCTGGCGTTTGGCAACCCCAGTGTGAAACAGTTAAAACGGGGTGTTTTACAATTTTGTGGCGTAAACCCCGTCCGGGTTAGTTACTTTGGGCCTGTACGTAATGCCACCGAAGGGCAGCTTATCAGCTGGCTGAGCCAGGTAGAGCAGCTCGGGTATCAATACCGTTAG
- a CDS encoding response regulator transcription factor, giving the protein MKHILLVEDEVSVVEFIRRGLIEENYTVSVAFNGSTGLKMALDSSYDLIILDIMLPDMNGLEVCQKLRSNHMLTPILFLTALGTAENVVMGLNAGADDYLVKPFKFIELNARINALLRRANQKAEPETTSYTNQYVLADLRVDDTAKTVTRNEQPVQLTATEYRLLLALIKNKGKVLSRIDLLESAWDLNFNTGTNVVDVYINYLRRKIDAAAPEKLIHTVVGMGYVLKEP; this is encoded by the coding sequence ATGAAACATATCCTGCTGGTCGAAGACGAAGTGAGCGTCGTTGAGTTTATTCGCCGGGGTCTTATCGAAGAAAACTACACCGTGTCGGTAGCTTTCAATGGATCTACCGGCCTCAAAATGGCGTTGGACTCTTCGTACGACCTCATCATTCTGGACATTATGCTGCCCGACATGAACGGGCTGGAGGTTTGCCAGAAGCTACGGAGTAATCACATGCTGACCCCCATCCTGTTCCTGACCGCACTCGGCACCGCCGAAAACGTGGTCATGGGCCTGAACGCCGGGGCCGACGACTATCTGGTGAAGCCCTTCAAGTTTATCGAGCTAAATGCCCGAATCAATGCCCTGCTGCGGAGGGCTAACCAGAAAGCCGAGCCCGAAACCACCAGCTACACAAATCAGTACGTGCTCGCCGATTTACGCGTCGACGATACAGCCAAGACCGTGACCCGCAATGAGCAACCGGTTCAGCTGACGGCCACCGAATACCGGTTGTTGCTGGCTTTGATCAAAAACAAAGGCAAGGTGCTGTCGCGCATCGACCTGCTCGAAAGTGCCTGGGATCTGAATTTCAATACCGGTACCAACGTAGTCGATGTGTACATCAATTATCTACGGCGCAAAATCGACGCGGCCGCCCCGGAGAAACTTATTCACACTGTGGTGGGCATGGGGTATGTCCTGAAAGAGCCATGA